AAACTAATAATGGGATTCATTATTTTGCAACTGATATTAACCCAGATGCAGTAGCAGTAACCTCTGAGACATTAAAGGCTCATGGGGTTCACGCCGAGGTGATGAACATGGACATTGCCTCGGGGTTGGAGGATCGCCTTGCGGGGTTAGTGGATGTGGTGGTTGTGAATCCCCCGTATGTTCCGACCCCTGAGGATGAAGTGGGGCAAGGTGGGATTGTTGCTTCATGGGCAGGAGGAGAGGATGGGAGGAGTGTGATAGATAGGATATTGCCTGTTGCTGATAAACTTTTGTCTGAGAAAGGGTGGTTGTATATGCTTACTCTTGCTGCTAATAAGCCTTTGGAGTTGTGTGGTTTGATGAGGAGAAAGGGGTATGCATCTAAGATTATTGTTCAACGTTCGACAGAGGAAGAGAGTCTTCATGTTATTAAATTCTGGCGCGATCCTGATAGTGAAGTACAGATTAAGAAGGCAGCAGCTAACAGAGGAAATCCTACTTCTGTTTTCTCCAGATTTTCACTC
This genomic stretch from Spinacia oleracea cultivar Varoflay chromosome 3, BTI_SOV_V1, whole genome shotgun sequence harbors:
- the LOC110797796 gene encoding uncharacterized protein; the encoded protein is MPSKIADIRLVASHPEVYEPCDDSFALVDALLSDRANLLKHQPSLCLEIGCGSGYVITSLALMLEQETNNGIHYFATDINPDAVAVTSETLKAHGVHAEVMNMDIASGLEDRLAGLVDVVVVNPPYVPTPEDEVGQGGIVASWAGGEDGRSVIDRILPVADKLLSEKGWLYMLTLAANKPLELCGLMRRKGYASKIIVQRSTEEESLHVIKFWRDPDSEVQIKKAAANRGNPTSVFSRFSLLSFSGNGNASSK